In a genomic window of Occallatibacter riparius:
- a CDS encoding prepilin-type N-terminal cleavage/methylation domain-containing protein produces the protein MTRTNLLHLRRNRRPQPNGFTLMELLIVMAIIAILMLIAIPTMGNMTRYANETSAIKSVQAINLAQSQYSTTFPSNGFACSLTALGGDPHAGPPTATSAHVLDQGLASGVKSGYQFAITNCVKNSQNGGDRVTGYTIIAQPLTVGKSGNRTFCGDEGGEIKFDPTGGTNCTQNLSQ, from the coding sequence ATGACACGCACGAACTTGCTTCATCTCAGACGCAATCGCCGCCCGCAGCCCAACGGCTTCACGCTCATGGAATTGCTGATCGTGATGGCGATTATCGCGATTCTCATGCTCATTGCCATTCCCACCATGGGAAACATGACGCGCTATGCCAATGAGACGTCGGCCATCAAGTCGGTGCAGGCTATCAATCTGGCGCAGAGCCAGTACAGCACAACGTTTCCCAGCAACGGTTTTGCCTGCTCGCTGACTGCTCTTGGCGGCGATCCGCACGCCGGGCCGCCAACCGCGACCAGCGCGCACGTGCTCGACCAGGGACTCGCAAGCGGCGTGAAGTCGGGCTACCAGTTTGCGATCACGAATTGCGTGAAGAACAGCCAAAACGGCGGTGATCGCGTCACGGGCTACACCATCATTGCTCAGCCTCTAACAGTCGGAAAGTCCGGCAATCGCACCTTCTGCGGCGATGAGGGTGGCGAAATCAAGTTCGATCCCACCGGCGGAACCAACTGCACCCAGAACCTCAGCCAATGA
- the lolA gene encoding outer membrane lipoprotein chaperone LolA, which translates to MTEDSQSVRGGRLLLAAVALWAGLLAAPLPAQTPDAHTLAQKVDRHYNKLHSLKAGFVESYNGLGVKRTESGTLLLEKPGRMRWDYSSPAGKIFLLDGKYAWFYHQGDPQVQRMKAKELDDLRSPLRFLLGHTELEKEFNQLTLKPAANGEFTLTGVPKGQENRIQQVSLSVRPDGAITGIAIEEIDGAMTTFSFTNEAANTAVPPNSFRFTPPAGVPVIDGMPPV; encoded by the coding sequence ATGACAGAAGACTCTCAATCGGTCCGCGGCGGCCGGCTCTTGCTGGCCGCCGTTGCTTTATGGGCGGGTTTGCTCGCGGCCCCGCTTCCGGCACAAACACCCGATGCCCATACCCTTGCGCAGAAGGTCGACCGGCACTACAACAAGCTGCACTCCCTCAAAGCCGGTTTTGTCGAGAGCTACAATGGCCTCGGCGTGAAGCGAACCGAGAGCGGAACGCTGCTGCTCGAAAAGCCCGGTCGTATGCGCTGGGACTACTCCTCGCCCGCTGGAAAGATCTTCCTCCTCGACGGCAAATACGCATGGTTCTACCATCAGGGTGATCCGCAGGTCCAGCGCATGAAAGCCAAGGAGCTAGATGATCTGCGCTCGCCGTTGCGTTTTCTGCTCGGCCACACCGAACTCGAAAAGGAGTTCAACCAGCTCACGCTCAAGCCCGCCGCCAATGGAGAGTTCACGCTCACCGGCGTTCCCAAAGGCCAGGAAAACCGCATTCAACAGGTGTCGCTCAGCGTGCGGCCTGACGGCGCCATCACCGGCATCGCCATCGAAGAAATCGACGGCGCGATGACCACCTTCTCGTTCACAAACGAGGCGGCCAATACAGCGGTCCCACCCAACTCTTTCCGATTCACACCACCCGCAGGCGTGCCAGTGATAGATGGAATGCCACCCGTCTAG
- a CDS encoding ABC transporter permease produces MLKDIFGQAWEAMLYNRRRTTITMVGMAWGIATVVLLLAYGAGFTRAIEAIFSQWGTNIIGVFPGRTSEQAGGDKAGVQVRLTQEDIDRIVAAVPGINHISPMAFKDVTVQNDLHSYTWTVNGTRAVFQDIWKLDTDSGRFFNATEEQQRAHVCVIGSEAKTKLFSGQWAIGQTIRLNGVHFIIVGVLTPKMQEGEDSDRNRQIYIPFSTMSDLTDTKYLGGLWFNYQGNYQLIEQNVRATLASAHHFRPSDHNAIYVANLLTQLHQFSILSMALQILLAFVGTLTLGIAGIGLMNIMLVAVQQRTREIGIEKALGAQRKHILTQFLSEAMVITGVGGFCGVGLAYLISVLVGRIPFYSEIALHAQDADIQLIISPISVVVATIILVLTGLVSGMIPAIRAANLDPIEALRYE; encoded by the coding sequence ATGCTCAAAGACATCTTCGGCCAGGCTTGGGAGGCGATGCTCTACAACCGCCGCCGTACCACGATCACGATGGTCGGCATGGCGTGGGGCATTGCTACCGTCGTGCTGCTGCTCGCTTATGGCGCCGGCTTTACGCGCGCCATTGAGGCCATCTTCTCGCAGTGGGGCACGAACATCATTGGAGTCTTCCCGGGCCGCACCAGCGAACAGGCCGGTGGTGACAAGGCCGGTGTGCAGGTGCGACTCACGCAGGAAGACATTGATCGCATTGTTGCGGCGGTTCCGGGGATCAACCACATTTCGCCCATGGCATTTAAAGACGTCACGGTCCAGAATGACCTGCACTCCTACACATGGACGGTGAACGGCACCCGCGCAGTGTTCCAGGACATCTGGAAACTCGACACGGATTCGGGCCGCTTCTTCAACGCCACTGAGGAGCAGCAGCGCGCCCATGTATGTGTCATCGGCTCTGAGGCCAAGACCAAGCTGTTCTCGGGGCAATGGGCGATCGGCCAGACCATCCGGCTGAACGGGGTTCACTTCATCATCGTCGGCGTGCTCACTCCCAAGATGCAGGAAGGCGAAGACAGCGACCGCAACCGCCAGATCTATATTCCGTTCTCCACGATGAGCGATCTGACGGACACCAAGTACCTGGGCGGGCTGTGGTTCAACTACCAGGGGAACTATCAACTCATCGAGCAGAATGTGCGGGCCACGCTTGCTTCGGCGCATCACTTCCGCCCGTCTGATCACAACGCCATCTACGTCGCCAACCTGCTTACGCAACTGCATCAGTTCAGCATTTTGTCGATGGCGCTGCAGATTCTGCTGGCGTTTGTGGGGACGCTCACGCTGGGCATTGCGGGCATTGGGTTGATGAACATCATGCTGGTGGCGGTGCAGCAGCGCACGCGGGAGATCGGCATCGAGAAGGCCCTGGGCGCCCAGCGCAAACACATTCTTACGCAGTTTCTATCGGAAGCGATGGTAATCACCGGTGTCGGGGGATTCTGCGGGGTGGGGCTGGCTTACCTGATCTCGGTGCTGGTGGGCCGCATTCCCTTCTACAGCGAGATTGCGCTGCACGCTCAGGACGCCGATATCCAGCTCATCATCTCGCCCATATCGGTCGTCGTCGCGACGATCATCCTGGTGCTCACGGGGCTGGTCAGCGGGATGATTCCTGCGATTCGCGCGGCGAACCTGGATCCGATTGAAGCGTTGCGTTACGAGTGA
- a CDS encoding ABC transporter permease — protein sequence MQSFADTLGQVFKAIAANKLRSFLTMFGIAWGVGSLLVLVGLGEGFRSGQKRNLARFGNDVVLMFNGTIPAVANQHTGMRPYQLTMRDLADMRQLADVRAATPELSRSDLYEVSQWANTSSHVMGTDTTYPVVRNIPVTEGRFLDQNDVNERRRVCVLGFKTANLLFPGHPRMGETITINGTAFTVVGAVDKISRGDFDYDDRKIYIPITTMMQLFPLKGDNVPEDALTSIQYQPALKGEVIPAKAAVHRVVAKNHGFDASMKDAYQEWDTVTEMKMVGAIFTAMDVFLGGVGIVTLGLGAVGIINIMLVSVTERTSEIGLRKALGATKRSILTQFFWEGLLLTGVSGAIGIGGSALFMGALQALLMGKMPGWDPPRLVPWSAAVAMLALVISGVAAGLYPASKAAQLDPVEALRREN from the coding sequence ATGCAGAGCTTTGCCGACACACTCGGGCAGGTGTTCAAGGCCATCGCAGCCAACAAGCTGCGCAGCTTTTTAACCATGTTCGGCATCGCCTGGGGCGTTGGCTCTCTACTGGTCCTTGTCGGTCTCGGTGAAGGCTTCCGTTCCGGGCAGAAGCGCAACCTGGCCCGTTTCGGCAACGATGTGGTGCTGATGTTCAACGGGACCATCCCTGCCGTCGCCAACCAGCACACGGGGATGCGTCCCTACCAGCTCACCATGCGCGACCTCGCCGACATGCGGCAGCTCGCCGACGTCCGCGCGGCGACGCCGGAGCTCAGCCGCTCCGACCTTTACGAAGTGAGCCAGTGGGCGAATACGTCCAGCCACGTGATGGGAACTGACACCACTTATCCCGTGGTCCGCAATATACCCGTCACGGAAGGCCGCTTTCTGGACCAGAACGACGTGAACGAGCGCCGCCGGGTGTGCGTTCTGGGATTCAAGACCGCCAATCTCCTGTTCCCCGGGCACCCGAGGATGGGCGAGACGATTACGATTAACGGCACGGCTTTCACGGTTGTAGGTGCGGTCGACAAGATATCCCGCGGTGATTTCGACTACGACGACCGCAAAATCTATATCCCCATTACGACGATGATGCAGTTGTTTCCGCTCAAGGGAGACAACGTTCCTGAAGACGCGCTGACTTCGATCCAGTATCAGCCGGCACTGAAGGGCGAAGTGATTCCCGCCAAGGCGGCGGTCCATCGCGTGGTCGCGAAGAACCATGGCTTCGATGCATCGATGAAAGACGCGTACCAGGAGTGGGATACCGTGACGGAGATGAAGATGGTGGGCGCCATCTTCACAGCTATGGACGTCTTTCTGGGCGGCGTGGGGATTGTCACGCTGGGCTTGGGCGCTGTAGGAATTATCAACATCATGCTGGTCTCGGTCACTGAGCGCACCTCGGAGATCGGCCTGCGGAAGGCGCTGGGCGCGACGAAACGCAGTATCCTGACACAGTTCTTCTGGGAAGGACTTTTGCTGACCGGCGTCAGCGGAGCCATAGGTATTGGTGGCTCGGCGCTTTTCATGGGAGCGCTGCAGGCTCTGCTGATGGGCAAGATGCCCGGCTGGGACCCGCCGCGGCTGGTGCCGTGGTCGGCAGCCGTCGCGATGCTTGCCCTTGTGATTAGCGGAGTGGCCGCAGGCCTTTACCCGGCTAGCAAAGCGGCCCAGCTTGATCCGGTGGAAGCGCTGCGGCGGGAGAATTGA
- a CDS encoding 3-hydroxybutyryl-CoA dehydrogenase, with protein sequence MSDIKTVAVLGAGTMGSGIAHVFARSGFNVLLCDIDQRLVESALTKIRTNLGREAAKGKLAESDVEAALARITTTTDRESLSAAGFAVEAASERFDIKTDIFRALDRILPADAILATNTSSISITKLAAQTTRPAQVIGMHFFNPVPVMQLVEVIRGMATSDATFSTVRDLSVKLGKTPVEVNDAPGFVSNRVLMPLINEAAYAVMEGVATPQAVDEVFKLGMAHPMGPLTLADFIGLDVCVDIMRVLYDGLGNPKYNPCPLLVRMVDAGWLGRKSGKGFYTYEK encoded by the coding sequence ATGTCCGATATTAAGACTGTTGCTGTTCTAGGTGCCGGAACCATGGGTTCCGGTATTGCCCACGTCTTCGCCCGCAGCGGGTTCAACGTCCTGCTCTGTGACATTGACCAGCGCCTTGTGGAGAGCGCGCTGACGAAGATTCGCACCAACCTGGGCCGCGAAGCCGCGAAGGGCAAGCTGGCGGAATCCGACGTCGAAGCGGCGCTCGCGCGGATCACGACCACAACAGACCGTGAGTCGCTCTCCGCTGCCGGCTTTGCCGTCGAGGCTGCTTCCGAGCGCTTCGATATTAAGACGGATATTTTCCGCGCGCTGGACCGAATTCTGCCGGCGGATGCAATTTTGGCCACCAATACTTCGTCGATCTCGATTACAAAGCTTGCGGCGCAGACCACGCGTCCGGCGCAAGTGATCGGGATGCATTTCTTCAACCCTGTTCCTGTGATGCAGCTGGTTGAAGTCATCCGAGGGATGGCTACCAGCGACGCCACCTTCTCCACTGTCCGCGATCTTTCCGTCAAGCTGGGGAAGACGCCGGTCGAGGTGAATGATGCCCCGGGCTTTGTGTCGAACCGCGTGCTGATGCCGCTCATCAACGAAGCCGCCTACGCGGTGATGGAAGGCGTCGCGACGCCGCAGGCCGTTGACGAGGTATTCAAGTTGGGGATGGCGCACCCCATGGGTCCGCTTACGCTGGCGGATTTCATCGGCCTGGACGTCTGCGTGGACATCATGCGGGTGCTTTATGACGGACTCGGCAACCCCAAATACAATCCGTGCCCGTTGCTGGTACGGATGGTCGATGCTGGCTGGCTGGGGAGGAAGTCGGGAAAAGGGTTCTATACGTATGAGAAATAG
- a CDS encoding alpha/beta hydrolase domain-containing protein has protein sequence MRSLLRVAACLLILVCALQLHARVTRVEITSRADVLNGQSFGDVGPYERITGRIYYALKVDNWHNTAIVDLANAVNLKNSEVEFASDFIVVRPKDIAKANGSMLLEVPNRGHSRILSLVDGGDWDLAHSAGDGWLLRNGFTVASLGWQWDAAGDGALRLIAPIAKDHGKTITGLLRGDLMLSKSVDEIPLGHLILGNIGGSEYPVANPDDPRNTLTVRDSRNAVRATIPRAQWKFAHTLDGKLTPSDRFIHLDGGFQPGKIYEYVYVVQDPVVAGAGFAAIRDFASWSKLAPDAIAPVKRVYAEGISQNGRFLRDYLYQAFNGDEEGHMALDGVLAHVAGAGRGSFNYRFAQPSRDAQPTSSVFFPTDIFPFTDLPETDTAVSRSKVKAGLLDRVIGERNVPKIFFSNTSYEYWGRAAALIHTVPDPDRGSAFGHVSAGGMVDAEISPSVRIYHFTGLQHFSGPFPPEEGKGDLLGQQPQSPLPIKYLWRAMIANMDAWVRNGTEPPPSSYPLVADQNLTPLDKYAFPKIPGVQVPQEANEAWRIDFGPDWQKIHILTRQPPMLGQPFPVLVPQVDADGNERDGVRLPEFAAPLATYAPWNLRDPSIGAPDQRVSFEASWIPFPKTAADRQRTGDPRKSIEERYKSKDAYLRRYSNALDQLIKDRWILPEDRPAVLERGEQEWDYATK, from the coding sequence ATGCGCTCCCTGCTTCGTGTTGCTGCTTGTCTGCTGATCTTGGTCTGCGCGCTCCAACTTCATGCGCGTGTCACACGCGTTGAGATCACGTCGCGTGCGGACGTTCTGAACGGCCAGTCGTTCGGCGACGTTGGGCCGTATGAGCGCATCACCGGCCGAATCTACTACGCGTTGAAGGTAGACAACTGGCACAACACCGCCATTGTGGATCTGGCCAACGCGGTGAACCTCAAGAACAGCGAAGTGGAGTTTGCGTCGGACTTCATAGTTGTCCGTCCTAAAGATATAGCCAAAGCAAATGGCTCCATGCTACTGGAGGTGCCGAATCGCGGGCACAGCCGCATCCTCTCGCTGGTGGACGGCGGCGATTGGGACTTAGCGCACAGCGCCGGGGACGGCTGGTTGCTGCGCAACGGCTTCACCGTCGCATCGTTAGGTTGGCAATGGGATGCTGCCGGCGATGGCGCGCTGCGGTTGATTGCGCCGATCGCCAAGGACCACGGCAAGACCATCACCGGGCTTCTTCGCGGCGACCTGATGCTCTCGAAGAGCGTCGATGAGATTCCGCTCGGGCACCTCATCCTGGGCAACATCGGCGGGTCGGAATATCCGGTTGCTAATCCGGATGACCCGCGGAATACGCTTACGGTTCGTGACTCGCGGAATGCTGTGCGCGCCACGATTCCGCGGGCACAGTGGAAGTTTGCGCATACTCTGGATGGCAAGCTTACGCCAAGCGACCGCTTCATCCATCTCGATGGCGGATTTCAGCCGGGCAAGATCTATGAGTACGTTTACGTGGTGCAGGATCCCGTCGTTGCAGGCGCCGGGTTTGCGGCGATTCGCGACTTTGCTTCCTGGTCGAAGCTTGCGCCGGACGCCATTGCGCCAGTGAAGCGCGTCTACGCCGAGGGCATTTCGCAGAATGGGCGTTTCCTGCGCGACTATCTTTACCAGGCCTTCAATGGCGACGAAGAAGGGCATATGGCGCTGGATGGCGTGCTCGCCCACGTGGCCGGCGCGGGCCGCGGCAGTTTCAATTATCGGTTCGCGCAACCCTCCCGCGATGCCCAGCCCACGTCTTCGGTGTTCTTTCCAACGGATATCTTCCCGTTCACCGATCTGCCCGAGACCGACACGGCGGTTTCAAGGAGCAAGGTGAAGGCCGGTTTGCTCGATCGCGTGATCGGCGAGCGGAATGTGCCGAAGATCTTCTTCTCGAATACTTCCTATGAGTACTGGGGACGCGCTGCCGCGCTCATTCACACGGTTCCCGATCCGGATCGAGGATCGGCATTCGGCCACGTGTCCGCGGGTGGCATGGTGGATGCCGAAATCTCGCCGAGCGTGCGCATCTATCACTTCACGGGGCTTCAGCACTTCTCCGGGCCGTTCCCGCCGGAGGAGGGGAAGGGCGACCTTCTGGGCCAGCAGCCGCAGTCGCCACTGCCGATCAAGTATCTCTGGCGGGCGATGATTGCGAACATGGATGCCTGGGTGCGCAATGGGACGGAGCCGCCGCCCAGCAGCTATCCGTTGGTTGCGGACCAGAACCTGACGCCGCTGGACAAGTATGCATTCCCGAAGATTCCGGGCGTCCAGGTACCGCAGGAGGCGAACGAGGCGTGGCGCATTGATTTTGGGCCGGACTGGCAGAAGATCCACATCCTGACGCGGCAGCCGCCGATGCTGGGCCAGCCATTCCCCGTGCTCGTTCCGCAAGTGGATGCTGACGGCAATGAGCGCGACGGCGTTCGCCTGCCTGAGTTTGCTGCGCCTCTGGCCACGTACGCCCCGTGGAACCTGCGCGATCCGTCGATTGGCGCGCCTGACCAGCGCGTTTCTTTTGAGGCTTCGTGGATTCCGTTCCCCAAGACAGCAGCGGACCGGCAGCGGACAGGCGACCCGCGCAAGTCGATTGAGGAGAGATACAAGAGCAAGGATGCGTACCTGCGGCGCTATTCGAACGCGCTGGATCAATTGATCAAGGACCGCTGGATTCTGCCCGAGGACCGTCCCGCCGTGCTGGAGCGCGGTGAGCAGGAGTGGGACTACGCGACGAAATAG